The genomic stretch GCTCCCCGGCTGCACGATGAGCCATGCGATCGATGGTGCCCGTCTGCCCGAGGAGGCGAGGACGAAGGGAAAGCGGGGATCGGCCGTGGAATTGGGCGGAATTTCTTGGGAAACCCTAGCAACTCTCCCGCAGGGCACGAATTGGGCTCGCCAAGCCAAGGCCCAAGGGGCTTGCTAGCTTATGGCCTAACGGCTCTGTCAAAAAAAAACGGTTCCACTCCACCGACTCCACCTTTTTCTAGCTCCATTCCATCAACTTCAGAAAAATAGGAAGCTATATATCTCTTTGACTACCGGATGCAAATCCAGCTCCAGGAATCGTAGGAACCGGTGGAAATAGTCACTCTTGTCCTGAGTGGTTTTTTTCCCCATGATCTACAGTACCCACGTTGCTACGGAACACGAGACGCTACAATACGCGCGACGCTATTGTACACGAGACGCTACGTAATCCGGCCAGCGGAGGTAGCGGCACGAGCAATGTTGGCAGCGAGAACTCTTTAAGCAACGTAGGCTTGGGTCAAAATCGATCTGACTGTAGGATTACTCACCGATTTGCTAGGACTGGGGAGTTGAGGATCATCCTCAGCATCCATCTTGCTGATTTTTTTGGACGCCGGAGGAAGGGAAgaaagcagcggcggcggcggcggaacatCTTTCTCCAAGAGAAGGTTCGAAATCAGTGTTTTCGGAGCACCCTTTGATGAGCTCGAGAAAAACCTTGGAGTTGGCCTTTTTTCTGGaattggtggtggtggagctgaaggtgtttggcaagatgaatCCGGAGCGGAGCTACAAAACTTGGAGTGGAGCAGTCCCAACCACGCCCTTGCTGTGGAATCTTTGGCActctttgtttttttcccctGCAATACCTGAATCCAATTTTTCACTATGTTTTCCAAACTTCCAATCAGATAGAACATGTACTAAAGAAATATGGAATTCTTAGCACTATGTTTTTTCTTGCAGGTATACAtcatttttaataattattGCATTACAGAATATTTCATGATGGGAATTATATGTGTGTAGCGGCTTTAATCAACACGCTGTGGACTGTGGTGTTAGAGACTGACATTTTGTGCGTGATAGGAACATGCAGAGGTCGTCACAGTGACAGTGCAAACAAATCCAGCGCTCAAAGAAAAGATGGTAGTAACAGAATTGAAAAGGAACTAAATAAAAACAAAGATGTAATACGAACCGTATGATCTTTGTAAATGTTGATAATCATGTAATTTAGCATTTTTGAAACGAAATAAAACCGGCATCCTGTAAAATGTGTTTCACTCGAAGAATCTACAATCTCAAATAAGAGTCTGTTCGGAAGGTTTTAACAAGCTCTAGCCTCTGACCTTATACAACTTTATTCAAGGAAAATATCCACAATTCAGAACTTGTTAGCAATAAGTTATATTGGAATTTGAGTCCCAGTTAAAGCGCATTGGGAGTTCCCGTTTATCATACTGCACACAAAGCTAACTTGTACGGAGTATGGTTAAATCAAGTAACTGTAGAAGCACCATGTCAACTATTAGCTGCAACAATATGGAACAGGCATGTATCTAAACAGGACGACGGTCATTTTTCATAGAACTGATATCATAGACACAATCACACAGTTTATGTAAAACAAGCTCTGCTCGATCATGTAGTTAACATCAACAGATAGTTTTGACTTTTGAAGTTAATGCAGCGAGCTTTCAACTGTAAGCTCTCTGTTACCATGCATTGCTGCCAACATCTCAAACGATGCGGTCTTTCAATGTAGATAAACATGCGCTGTACTgaaggaaacaaaaaagaaaagtcaCAGATAGTAATCACTCACTAGCCAAGCCAAGGAAAAAGAGCCCATTATAAGGAGTTCTATATAATTCTACAAACACAAAGGTAGCATTTGACACATTTAACTTTGACAGAAAACATCATAGGTGGAGCAATAGCATTCATCGAGATAACTAGATCTAAAGCTAGATTAAAATGTCTCAACATGCTTGATGTGTTATTCATAACAGACATGACCAGCACCAGCAAAATATATCACCCAATTCTACTAGATGTATCCAGTTGGTAGCTTAGAACATACTTGGAAGATCTGATTTCTGCTGAATGTCCCAATAACTTAGCACTTTCAAGTACCCATAGCCATGTCCAAGAGCAAAGAGATCACACAGTTCCTAAGTCTACTAGATTTAACTGCTAGCTGCTCCATACTTAGCTCATATTTTCATTGCTTATTTGTGAGGACTGGTGATTCTGAGAAATAGGGAATGTAACGTCCAGTACCTAGCAGCTCCTTTTCGTTTTCCAAAGTAGCAATAACGTTCGTTTCCTTACGGCCCATGTCGCCAAATTGCGATCTGGATGAATTGCAACCACATTGTAGTCAGAGAGTATACCGCACATCCTCTTCCCAAACAGATGAAAAAAGCTTACAGTGTCCTTCAGGACCCATTGTTGTGTTTCATAGTCCTCCAGAACCCATATGAACAATTCATAGCTCTGCTTTTCAGGGGGGATTTCATCATGATCTATGTCAGATGGTAAATGTAATGCAAGTGCCCTTGGGATTGGCCAACATAATCTGAAAACGGCCAGAACTCATCACCCACCCGTAAAGGCACAGGGATGATCTTCCTTATGTTCCCTTCCACATCCATCACAGCTATCTGATGCATTCCCCCAGACATTACCACATACAGCATGCCATTAGCACATGCACGGCGCAAGCCAGGTACTAGGTAAAGGTCAAGGTCATCCAAGTCACATCTGACCGGACTCCAGACCCCAGATTTTGATGAGTAGACGTGCACTGGTATCATGTCCTCATCCTCGATCTGGACcaaatggaagtgggaagaggCAGCCGTATCGAAAATCAAATAGGTGAGCTTGCCAGTGGACGACCATTCGCTCCATTCCCGTCACAGCTGGGCACAGCGACCCACTGCTCAGTGGCAGGGTTGGACACAATATAGCTCATTGATTTGCCCGGTTACTGGATATACCCAAAGAGGAGGAGGCCATTGGTGTCATCCAAGAGCCTCATGTTCTCAATGCCAGGAAGTTCAGTCAAGAAGGGGAAGCATGTGTCCACATGATGCACGGACATCTCCAACACGTCGACGAAATACCCAAAGACTTGGCGTGGCAAGTTGCCGCAGTCGCAGCAGCTAGCCGCACCTGtcaccaaggaagaagaaccCTTCTAGGGTCTGGGGTAGCTTCTTGCGGTGGAGGGGGTCGGCGATGAGGTCGCGCCAGGCCTTGGAGACGCACTTGAACCGGCAGAGGGACTTGACCGGGACGCGGGAGAGGATCTCCACCAGGGGATCGTCAGGGAGGCTGGCCACCGCGCCCGCGCTCCTCTTGGAGCAGTCCATGCCACCGAGAGCAACCTGCGAAGTGGGGATTCGAGATGGAGATGTAAGGGGGTGCGCGCACGtacgcgagagagagagagagagagagagagagagagagagagatgcagTAACAGGGAGTCAAGCGGAACGTACCAGCAGCCGGAGATGGTCGGAATCGACGACGACGGAGCTGGTCGGtgccgaggaggaagacgaggaagCGAAATCGACCGAGGAAATCGGGGAATTTCTATGGACTGTTGACTGTGGAGACGGAGTAGAGTGGACCGTGGACTAGCCGACTGGGAGTGGGGACGAGGAGGCAGGGGTATTTCTGTACAAGTATGGACTTCAAGGGGTGCGTTTTGCAAAATGAACTTCTGGGCTGGGCCTGGAGCCAGCGGATGGGCCGGAAAGTTTCCAATCCTATCGTCGTCTCTCCCTtgttcatcatcatcgtcagaCGGCTAGTGTACACGCAAATGGTCTTCAGTCTTCAAAGGAGAATATTTTATCTGATTTTGAAAAATATGTCTGTGCACGCGGATGCTCATAAATCATAATAATAGCACTATCAAATGTGACCCGCATAACACAAACTATTACCAAATCGTTTTAATGTCACGCTCTTGTGATGTCAGAGAGGCAATTTTACCTTCTCTTTTACACGAGCCGATTTTTATTTACCAtaatactcccttcgttccaaattgtaggtcgttttggcatttttaGATTCTTAGATTTTGCAATGCACCTAGCTATACacttatgtttagatacatagtaaagTTATGAATCTAGACATGCTacaatgacctataatttgagacggagggaatACGTGGATGAGGCCTGACAATTTGTACATAAAGACGAGTCATAAATAGGAgttgttgtttattttttaCATAAATTTTTATCATTACAACACATTTTATTTGAATGTTTTGCATGAAGAAACCAAACATGCAACTTATATAACTGCCATGTGACATTGTCTTCTAACACAATAATACTGCATCCAAAGTTCCAAACAGAAGTGCAACATGAACACCGGAAATGGAATGGATTTTATTCCATCAGAAGAATGGAAGGCAATTGCTGTTAGCTTTGCTCTTTCGATTCTTCAACATTCAACAATATTTACAACACTGCACAAGGCTGTACAATAGAACAATAGGAATGATGTACATTTCAAGAATAGTGATCAGACAGTCAATCTGGGTGGATCACTTTGGCAGAAAGGGCAGCCGAGAAAAACTTGAGCCACCACCGTTCTCACTGACGATCAGATCTGATCCGGTTTGCTTAGTGGGCTTCGACCCACGATTGTCTTTACTAGAACTCTTCTTGGTTATTTTCACGGGAAGGATCTGTAACCTCGAATTGGAGTCAGTTCCGAAGGTTTCAGCGAGTAGCTGGTAGCTCTCTACAAGCTCCAGCTGCCGAGCAACTATTTCTGAACATCTTGGGAGTAGTTCAACTGGCTCCCCGCCTGGAATTACAATGTACTCAATTGCAAGCCGAGCCTCCTGCATGTGCAGAGAG from Setaria italica strain Yugu1 chromosome II, Setaria_italica_v2.0, whole genome shotgun sequence encodes the following:
- the LOC111256353 gene encoding uncharacterized protein LOC111256353 — encoded protein: MMMNKGETTIGLETFRPIRWLQSTVHSTPSPQSTVHRNSPISSVDFASSSSSSAPTSSVVVDSDHLRLLVALGGMDCSKRSAGAVASLPDDPLVEILSRVPVKSLCRFKCVSKAWRDLIADPLHRKKLPQTLEGFFFLGDRCG